The following are from one region of the Bacteroidales bacterium genome:
- a CDS encoding nitrate reductase cytochrome c-type subunit — protein MYKKIFLLSVLFAALIIAGCKNEKNNTRQNGTSFRKGDLFSEDFSLGEKAVVTANAPGKNEREERAFENAPPLIPHKVEGFFPITQKNNICLSCHMPDKAEAVGSTPLPASHFTNYRPEIVKSGNRYQESNKSLTVAKDLNGKLSPARYNCEQCHVPQTNARLDVRNLFEAEFRNDKSKSKSDLDQRINEGVK, from the coding sequence ATGTATAAAAAAATCTTTTTACTGTCAGTTTTATTTGCAGCACTTATCATAGCAGGGTGTAAAAATGAAAAAAATAATACAAGACAAAACGGAACTTCATTCAGAAAAGGAGATTTGTTTTCTGAAGATTTCAGCTTAGGAGAAAAAGCTGTTGTAACAGCCAATGCTCCCGGAAAAAATGAACGAGAAGAAAGAGCCTTTGAAAATGCACCACCTTTAATTCCGCATAAGGTTGAAGGCTTCTTCCCTATTACTCAAAAAAATAATATTTGTTTATCGTGTCACATGCCTGATAAAGCAGAAGCAGTAGGTTCAACTCCTTTGCCTGCTTCTCATTTTACAAATTATCGTCCCGAAATAGTTAAATCAGGTAACCGTTATCAAGAATCAAATAAAAGTTTAACCGTTGCAAAAGATTTAAACGGTAAACTAAGCCCTGCAAGGTACAATTGCGAGCAATGTCATGTTCCTCAAACTAATGCGAGGCTTGATGTGAGAAATCTTTTTGAAGCAGAATTCAGAAACGATAAAAGCAAAAGTAAATCTGATTTAGACCAAAGAATAAATGAAGGAGTTAAGTAA
- the napG gene encoding ferredoxin-type protein NapG yields the protein MKKDKMATRRETIRKMLQGAGFLGLGGLTWGAYIDEAKAVDIILRPPAAIPEEDFIKACTKCGACVTACPYDTLKLAIPGDNKPVGTPYFEPRDIPCEMCPDIPCVPVCPSGALDIDLVSSVNEEKTNRLDINKAKMGATIIDANTCVAFWGIQCDLCYRACPLMDEAISIKYERNERTGKHAFLKPVVNNEVCTGCGLCEKVCVTDIPAIKVLPRNIVLGEVGSHYIKGWDPDDENRLKKADDEKYNDDESNNKAMEYLNSDWKDLIDE from the coding sequence ATGAAAAAAGACAAGATGGCAACCAGGCGAGAAACAATCAGAAAAATGCTGCAAGGTGCCGGGTTTTTAGGTTTAGGCGGCTTAACTTGGGGGGCTTATATTGATGAAGCAAAAGCTGTTGATATTATCCTCAGACCTCCGGCAGCAATTCCGGAAGAAGATTTCATAAAGGCTTGCACTAAGTGCGGAGCTTGTGTAACTGCATGTCCGTATGATACGTTGAAACTTGCAATACCCGGTGATAATAAGCCTGTCGGAACTCCTTATTTTGAACCGAGAGATATTCCTTGCGAAATGTGTCCCGATATTCCTTGTGTTCCTGTTTGTCCGTCCGGTGCATTAGATATTGATTTGGTTTCTTCCGTAAATGAAGAAAAAACTAACAGACTTGATATTAACAAAGCAAAAATGGGAGCAACAATAATTGATGCTAATACTTGTGTTGCTTTTTGGGGTATTCAATGTGATTTATGTTACAGGGCTTGCCCGTTGATGGATGAGGCAATAAGTATTAAGTATGAACGGAATGAAAGAACAGGTAAGCATGCTTTTTTAAAACCGGTTGTCAATAATGAAGTATGTACGGGGTGCGGATTATGTGAAAAAGTATGTGTAACGGATATTCCTGCAATAAAAGTTCTTCCGAGAAATATTGTCCTCGGCGAAGTAGGTTCGCATTATATTAAAGGTTGGGATCCTGATGATGAAAACAGACTGAAAAAAGCTGATGATGAAAAATATAATGATGATGAGAGTAATAACAAAGCAATGGAATATTTAAACAGCGACTGGAAAGATCTTATTGATGAGTAA
- the nrfH gene encoding cytochrome c nitrite reductase small subunit gives MKQYIKPPKKWRMPVAILLGAFIGLSIYLFKVSNATSYLSDAPETCINCHVMVPEYASWNHSSHREHANCNDCHVPHDNMIHKYYFKAGDGIRHATMFTLRKEPEVIKIKEAGIEVVQNNCKRCHGFVNENISANNWNIKDVHSGNGKLCWDCHREVPHGKVHSLSSTPNVILPQQKIKTPDWIKKQIENRK, from the coding sequence ATGAAACAATATATAAAACCTCCGAAAAAATGGCGAATGCCTGTTGCAATTCTCTTAGGTGCTTTTATCGGTTTGTCAATCTATTTATTTAAAGTTTCAAATGCAACTTCATATTTATCTGATGCACCTGAAACTTGTATAAATTGCCATGTTATGGTACCTGAATATGCTTCTTGGAACCACAGTTCGCACAGAGAACATGCAAATTGCAATGATTGTCACGTACCGCATGATAATATGATTCATAAATATTATTTTAAAGCAGGCGACGGAATAAGGCATGCAACTATGTTCACATTGCGTAAAGAACCCGAAGTTATAAAAATAAAAGAAGCAGGAATTGAAGTCGTGCAAAATAATTGCAAACGTTGCCACGGTTTCGTTAATGAAAACATTTCAGCAAATAACTGGAACATAAAAGATGTTCATTCCGGTAACGGAAAACTTTGTTGGGATTGCCACCGAGAAGTTCCTCACGGAAAAGTACACAGCTTGTCGTCAACACCGAATGTAATTTTACCGCAACAAAAAATTAAAACACCCGATTGGATTAAAAAACAAATAGAAAACAGAAAATAA
- the napH gene encoding quinol dehydrogenase ferredoxin subunit NapH produces the protein MSNIIINNKFLILRRIVQVSILLLFIASNKFALKILDGNLSSAKVLDSFYMADPYMVLQILASGFVVAIDTLLGGLIILVFYSLIGGRSFCSWVCPVNIITDTANWLRKKLKMYKEDVKIPVKRNMRYWILALSIILSAIFGVAAFELISPVSMIHRGIIFGMGVGWAAILLVFFFDLFVLQNGFCGYVCPLGAFYSLINKISLFKVKHIKDKCTACNKCLIVCPEKQVLVNIINIKDSQIFGSECTNCGRCIDVCDDASLKFSIIKYKNINK, from the coding sequence ATGAGTAATATTATCATAAATAATAAGTTCCTTATTTTAAGGAGGATTGTGCAAGTTTCAATATTGCTTCTGTTTATTGCATCAAATAAATTTGCTTTAAAAATTTTGGACGGTAATTTAAGTTCCGCAAAAGTACTTGACAGTTTTTATATGGCTGACCCGTACATGGTTTTGCAAATTTTAGCATCAGGCTTTGTTGTTGCAATTGATACATTGTTAGGAGGCTTAATAATTCTTGTATTCTATTCTTTAATAGGAGGAAGATCCTTTTGCAGTTGGGTGTGTCCTGTTAATATTATTACGGATACCGCAAATTGGTTAAGAAAGAAACTTAAAATGTATAAAGAAGATGTGAAAATTCCCGTAAAACGGAATATGCGTTATTGGATTTTAGCATTAAGCATTATTCTTTCTGCAATATTCGGTGTAGCCGCATTTGAACTAATCAGTCCTGTATCAATGATTCACAGAGGAATTATTTTTGGAATGGGAGTCGGCTGGGCAGCTATATTGTTGGTTTTCTTTTTCGATTTATTTGTTCTGCAGAACGGATTTTGCGGATATGTTTGCCCTTTGGGAGCTTTTTATTCTTTAATAAATAAAATAAGCCTTTTTAAAGTTAAACATATTAAAGATAAATGTACAGCATGTAACAAATGCCTTATTGTTTGTCCGGAAAAACAAGTTTTGGTAAATATAATAAATATAAAAGATTCTCAAATTTTCGGAAGTGAATGTACAAACTGCGGAAGATGCATTGATGTTTGTGATGATGCTTCTTTAAAATTTTCAATTATTAAATATAAAAATATTAATAAATAG
- a CDS encoding GNAT family N-acetyltransferase yields the protein MAVCKLGHIYNYELSKMKSGIKIRDYKPNDFDEIQNLWNLTGLGGKERKDDDEVISRSLSGGGRFLVMEKNSKIIGTVWLTHDFRRTYLHHFGIHPDFQGLGLANKLMDETMKLIKEIGFQVKLEVHKENSKAANLYRKYAFEDFSDYELMISRKINI from the coding sequence ATGGCTGTTTGTAAATTAGGACATATTTATAATTATGAACTTTCAAAAATGAAAAGCGGAATTAAAATAAGGGATTATAAACCGAATGATTTTGATGAAATACAGAATTTGTGGAATTTAACCGGATTAGGAGGAAAAGAGAGGAAAGATGATGATGAAGTAATTTCAAGAAGCCTAAGCGGAGGAGGAAGATTTTTAGTTATGGAAAAAAACAGCAAAATTATCGGAACTGTTTGGTTAACTCATGATTTCAGAAGAACATATTTACATCATTTCGGTATTCACCCCGATTTTCAAGGGCTGGGTTTAGCAAATAAATTGATGGATGAAACAATGAAATTAATCAAAGAAATTGGATTTCAAGTAAAGTTAGAAGTGCATAAAGAAAATAGTAAGGCAGCAAATCTATACAGAAAATATGCGTTTGAAGACTTTTCAGATTATGAATTAATGATTAGCAGAAAAATAAATATCTAA
- the nrfA gene encoding ammonia-forming cytochrome c nitrite reductase has product MEKKRKSWINWLIFAITAVVVFSLGMLASSVTERKAEESFVYKPKVKLAEWEPRNEVWGENFERQYQSYIKTSDTSFRSKYNGNAMIDMLEVDPRLVILWAGYGFSKDYKQGRGHFYAVDDVVNSLRTGGPTGADDGPMPATCWTCKSPDVPRLMSEMGPVEFYKGKWAGKGHEIVNHIGCADCHEPESMNLTLTRPALVEALERQGKDINSFSHQEMRSLVCAQCHSEYYFNKKNKFEEGVPYLTFPWDNGFSVEEMEKYYDDIEFKDWTHKLSKAPMLKAQHPGYEVYMTGIHAERGVSCADCHMPYKTEGGQKFTNHQMQSPLNNIANSCQVCHREETDVLVKNVYDRQDKIIENRDKLEELIVRAHVEAKQAWDWGATDEQMKDILQGIRHAQWRWDYAAASHGGSFHSPVEIGRVISSGIAEAQETRIKLARLFAELGHNEEVPYPDISTKAKAQAFIGLDIEKLKKEKELFKINLLPKWEKLAKEREDKWPVKRY; this is encoded by the coding sequence ATGGAAAAGAAAAGAAAATCTTGGATTAACTGGTTGATTTTTGCAATAACCGCAGTTGTCGTTTTTAGTTTAGGGATGTTAGCATCTTCGGTTACTGAGCGAAAAGCAGAAGAATCATTCGTTTATAAACCAAAAGTAAAATTAGCGGAATGGGAACCCAGAAATGAAGTTTGGGGAGAAAATTTTGAAAGGCAATATCAATCTTATATTAAAACTTCCGATACTTCTTTCAGAAGTAAATACAACGGAAACGCAATGATTGATATGCTGGAAGTTGACCCTCGGTTAGTTATTTTATGGGCAGGATACGGTTTTTCAAAAGATTATAAACAAGGAAGAGGGCATTTTTATGCCGTTGATGATGTGGTTAATTCTTTACGAACGGGAGGACCGACCGGAGCTGACGACGGACCTATGCCGGCAACATGTTGGACTTGCAAAAGCCCTGATGTTCCGAGGCTAATGAGTGAAATGGGACCTGTTGAGTTTTATAAAGGAAAATGGGCAGGAAAAGGGCATGAAATTGTAAATCATATCGGTTGTGCCGATTGCCATGAACCCGAGTCAATGAATCTTACATTAACCAGACCTGCTTTGGTTGAGGCTTTGGAACGTCAAGGAAAAGATATAAACTCATTTTCACACCAAGAAATGCGTTCTTTAGTTTGTGCTCAATGCCACTCGGAATATTATTTCAATAAAAAGAACAAATTTGAAGAAGGTGTTCCTTATCTTACTTTCCCCTGGGATAACGGTTTTTCTGTTGAGGAAATGGAGAAATATTACGATGATATTGAATTTAAAGATTGGACTCACAAATTAAGCAAAGCTCCTATGTTGAAAGCTCAACACCCCGGTTACGAGGTGTATATGACCGGAATTCATGCAGAAAGAGGTGTGTCGTGTGCAGATTGCCATATGCCGTATAAAACAGAAGGAGGACAAAAATTTACAAATCATCAAATGCAAAGTCCGTTGAATAATATTGCAAACTCTTGTCAGGTTTGCCATAGAGAAGAAACAGATGTTTTAGTGAAGAATGTTTATGACCGACAAGATAAAATTATTGAAAACAGAGATAAACTTGAAGAATTAATTGTAAGAGCCCATGTTGAAGCAAAACAAGCTTGGGATTGGGGAGCAACGGATGAGCAAATGAAAGATATTTTACAAGGAATAAGGCATGCACAGTGGCGTTGGGATTATGCTGCGGCAAGTCACGGAGGTTCTTTTCATTCTCCTGTTGAAATTGGTCGTGTTATCAGCAGCGGAATTGCAGAAGCACAAGAAACACGAATTAAACTTGCAAGATTATTTGCTGAATTAGGACATAACGAGGAAGTTCCTTATCCTGACATATCTACAAAAGCAAAAGCTCAGGCATTTATAGGTTTAGATATAGAAAAGTTGAAAAAAGAAAAGGAATTGTTTAAAATTAACTTACTTCCTAAATGGGAAAAATTGGCAAAAGAAAGAGAAGATAAATGGCCGGTTAAAAGGTATTAA
- the napA gene encoding nitrate reductase catalytic subunit NapA encodes MSISRRDFIKQSAVATAATAIGLSIPAEMKAAKNKIESDWRWDKSVCRFCGTGCGIMVATKNDKIVAVKGDPAAPVNRGLNCIKGYFNAKIMYGEDRLTKPLLRVNEAGEFDKNGKFKPVSWKRAFDEMEKHMKKTLKELGPSGIGIFGSGQYTIQEGYAAVKFVKAGLRSNNIDPNARLCMASAVVGFIQTFGIDEPSGCYDDIEITDTIVSWGANMSEMHPILWSRVSDRKLSNPDKVKIFNLTTFTNRTSDLADTEIIFKPHTDLAIWNYIAHEIVYNHPEAIDEAFVRKYNVFATGPVDTGYGMRTSDHQKFSEKEIETAKKETNKTVSEHEGITLKYLDYKSGDKIEMKSRASALKHWIISRKDFEKALEPYNLDFVANLAKGNPDESIDDFKAKLKSLAAYYIEKGRKVVSFWTMGFNQHQRGSWVNEQAYMIHFLLGKQAKPGNGAFSLTGQPSACGTAREVGTFAHRLPADLVVKNPKHREFSEKIWKLPSGTLNPKVGSHFMKIHRDVEDGKIKFIWVQVNNPYQNAPNANHWIKAARQMDNFIVTSDPYPGISAKVSDLVLPTAMIYEKWGAYGNAERRTQHWKQQVTPVGDAMPDIWQIVEFSKRFQLRDVWGAQKIPGLEEGLPDVINSAIEMGYRHTDTLYDVLFANEKAKSFAWPDPTGEGFQNTEAEGDKRAIKGSHDEDWKGYGFFIQKYLWEEYREFGLGHAHDRADFDTYHKVRGLKWPVVDGKETQWRFNSKYDPYARKAGTGEFAFYGKALKKMPQGNLKGPDKEKPKYDLTNKAKIFFRPYMDPVEMPDKNYPFWMSTGRVLEHWHSGTMTMRVPELYRAVPEALCYMNPKDAEAKGFKQGDTVWIESRRGRVKTHIETRGRNRPPKGLIFVPWFDEKVFINKVTLDATCPMSKEPDYKKCAVKVYKA; translated from the coding sequence ATGAGTATATCAAGAAGAGACTTCATTAAACAATCAGCTGTTGCAACTGCTGCAACTGCAATTGGGTTGAGCATTCCCGCAGAAATGAAAGCTGCTAAAAATAAAATAGAAAGTGATTGGAGGTGGGATAAATCAGTTTGTCGATTTTGCGGTACAGGTTGCGGCATAATGGTAGCAACAAAAAACGATAAAATTGTTGCAGTAAAAGGTGATCCGGCTGCTCCGGTTAACAGAGGTTTGAATTGTATTAAAGGATATTTTAATGCAAAAATCATGTATGGAGAAGACAGGCTGACAAAACCGCTTTTAAGAGTTAATGAAGCAGGAGAATTTGATAAAAACGGAAAATTTAAGCCTGTAAGTTGGAAGCGTGCTTTCGATGAAATGGAAAAGCACATGAAAAAAACTCTAAAAGAACTGGGACCTTCCGGTATCGGAATATTCGGATCGGGACAATACACAATTCAAGAAGGTTATGCCGCAGTTAAGTTTGTGAAAGCAGGTTTAAGGTCAAACAATATTGACCCGAATGCAAGACTTTGCATGGCTTCGGCAGTTGTCGGGTTTATCCAAACTTTCGGGATTGATGAACCCTCAGGATGTTATGATGATATTGAAATAACTGATACTATTGTTTCTTGGGGAGCAAATATGTCAGAAATGCATCCTATTTTATGGTCTCGTGTTTCCGACAGGAAGTTATCAAACCCTGATAAAGTTAAAATCTTTAATCTTACTACTTTTACAAACAGAACTTCCGATCTTGCAGATACCGAAATTATTTTTAAACCTCATACGGATTTAGCAATTTGGAATTATATAGCTCACGAAATTGTTTATAACCACCCGGAAGCAATTGATGAGGCCTTTGTAAGGAAATATAACGTATTTGCAACAGGGCCCGTTGATACCGGTTACGGTATGAGAACTTCCGATCATCAAAAATTTTCAGAGAAAGAAATTGAAACAGCTAAAAAAGAAACAAACAAAACAGTTTCTGAACACGAAGGAATTACCTTAAAATATCTTGATTACAAATCAGGAGATAAAATCGAAATGAAAAGCAGAGCATCAGCACTGAAACATTGGATAATTTCAAGAAAAGATTTTGAGAAAGCCTTAGAACCTTATAATTTAGATTTTGTTGCAAACCTTGCAAAAGGAAATCCGGATGAATCAATTGATGATTTTAAAGCCAAACTTAAATCACTTGCTGCTTATTATATAGAAAAAGGAAGAAAAGTTGTTTCTTTCTGGACAATGGGGTTTAACCAACATCAAAGAGGTTCTTGGGTTAATGAGCAAGCTTATATGATACACTTTCTTTTAGGAAAACAAGCAAAACCCGGAAACGGTGCATTCAGTTTAACCGGGCAGCCTTCAGCATGCGGAACAGCTCGTGAAGTAGGCACTTTTGCCCACAGATTACCGGCTGATTTGGTTGTTAAAAATCCTAAACATCGTGAATTTTCAGAAAAAATATGGAAACTGCCTTCCGGAACCCTAAACCCTAAAGTCGGTTCTCATTTTATGAAAATACACAGAGATGTTGAAGACGGAAAAATTAAATTTATTTGGGTGCAAGTAAATAATCCTTATCAGAATGCTCCAAATGCAAATCATTGGATAAAAGCAGCACGACAAATGGATAACTTTATTGTTACAAGTGATCCTTATCCGGGTATTTCTGCAAAAGTTTCAGACCTTGTTTTACCTACAGCAATGATTTATGAAAAATGGGGAGCATACGGAAATGCAGAACGCAGAACACAACACTGGAAACAACAGGTAACTCCGGTAGGTGATGCAATGCCTGATATTTGGCAAATCGTAGAATTCTCAAAACGATTTCAATTAAGAGATGTTTGGGGTGCTCAAAAAATACCCGGACTAGAAGAAGGATTGCCCGATGTTATTAACTCTGCAATAGAAATGGGCTACAGGCATACAGATACACTTTACGATGTATTATTTGCAAACGAAAAAGCAAAATCATTTGCTTGGCCTGACCCAACCGGAGAAGGATTTCAAAATACCGAAGCCGAAGGAGATAAAAGAGCAATAAAAGGTTCTCATGACGAAGACTGGAAAGGTTACGGCTTCTTTATTCAAAAATATCTATGGGAAGAATATCGCGAGTTCGGTTTAGGGCATGCACACGACCGTGCCGATTTCGATACTTATCATAAAGTAAGAGGTTTAAAATGGCCGGTAGTTGACGGAAAAGAGACTCAATGGAGGTTTAATTCAAAATATGACCCTTATGCAAGAAAAGCCGGAACCGGCGAATTTGCATTTTACGGTAAAGCTCTGAAAAAAATGCCGCAAGGAAACTTAAAAGGTCCCGATAAAGAGAAACCCAAATATGATTTAACCAATAAGGCAAAAATTTTCTTCCGTCCGTACATGGATCCTGTTGAAATGCCCGATAAAAATTATCCGTTCTGGATGTCAACAGGTCGTGTTTTAGAACATTGGCACAGCGGAACTATGACAATGAGAGTTCCGGAACTATACCGAGCAGTACCGGAAGCATTATGTTATATGAATCCGAAAGATGCAGAAGCAAAAGGATTTAAACAAGGAGATACGGTTTGGATAGAATCAAGAAGAGGACGTGTAAAAACACATATTGAAACCAGAGGAAGGAACAGACCGCCGAAAGGTTTAATCTTTGTTCCTTGGTTTGATGAGAAAGTGTTCATAAACAAAGTAACTTTGGATGCAACTTGCCCGATGTCAAAAGAACCTGATTATAAAAAATGTGCAGTAAAAGTTTATAAAGCATAA
- a CDS encoding TPMT family class I SAM-dependent methyltransferase: MKINQEYWNNLYKNKTLGWDIGYISPPLKEYFNQIADKNLKILIPGGGSGYEAKYLYKNGFINTFYLDYSELAINNFKTDHPDFPDTQIINQDFFEHCNKYDLIIELAFFTSVEPENRKKLANKMYELLNTGGKYVGLFFNHEFKLNKPPYGAIKETYLELIKDLFDVKTFEIAHNSIKPRKGRELFFIFEKK, encoded by the coding sequence ATGAAAATTAATCAAGAATATTGGAATAATTTATACAAGAATAAAACACTTGGCTGGGATATCGGATACATCAGCCCGCCGTTAAAAGAATATTTCAATCAAATTGCCGATAAAAATCTAAAAATTCTTATTCCGGGAGGAGGAAGCGGTTATGAGGCAAAGTACCTTTATAAAAATGGCTTTATTAATACTTTTTATTTAGATTATTCGGAACTTGCAATTAACAACTTCAAAACCGACCACCCTGATTTTCCTGACACTCAAATAATTAATCAAGATTTTTTTGAGCATTGCAACAAGTATGATTTAATAATTGAGCTTGCATTTTTTACTTCCGTTGAGCCTGAGAACAGGAAAAAGTTAGCAAACAAAATGTATGAACTTTTAAATACAGGCGGAAAATATGTCGGTTTATTTTTTAATCACGAATTCAAATTAAACAAACCGCCCTACGGAGCAATAAAAGAAACCTATTTGGAGCTTATAAAAGATTTATTTGACGTGAAAACATTTGAAATTGCACACAACTCAATTAAGCCGAGAAAAGGCAGAGAATTATTTTTTATTTTTGAGAAAAAATAG
- the aroA gene encoding 3-phosphoshikimate 1-carboxyvinyltransferase: protein MRKRFSAHKKEITISPKEFVKVIKAPASKSIMQRVTALAILSEGRTLVRNPSFSGDSLSAIRLAGALGSSVQYTADRIAFERTEEVTETNINIGESGLGIRMFSPVLALFNKEFNITGTGTLLKRPISSVEDALRQAGVKSVSNNGYLPLQISGKLKGGKIEIDGSLSSQVLTGLLIALPNAEEDSEITVHKLKSKPYIDLTLQIIKDFRVKIENYNYTKFIIKGNQKYIAQDYTVEGDWSSSAFLLVAGLIAGEVKVTGLNAESKQADIEILKAIRNAGGNLSVENDCVITKKTKLSAFEFNAVDCPDLFPPLVTMAVYCKGVSRIKGVSRLKNKESDRANVLKNEFAKIGVRIEINEDEMYIHGGKVSGGTIDSHNDHRIAMAAGIVALGAESEITILNADSIKKSYSRFFRDIIKKSR from the coding sequence ATGAGAAAAAGGTTTTCTGCACATAAAAAGGAAATTACAATTTCACCGAAAGAATTTGTAAAAGTTATTAAAGCCCCTGCATCTAAAAGTATCATGCAGCGAGTTACAGCTTTAGCAATATTATCTGAAGGAAGAACATTGGTAAGAAACCCGTCTTTTTCGGGAGATTCTCTTTCTGCAATAAGACTTGCAGGAGCTTTAGGCTCTTCGGTACAATATACAGCAGACCGCATTGCTTTTGAGCGAACTGAAGAAGTTACGGAAACAAATATTAATATAGGAGAATCCGGACTCGGAATAAGAATGTTCAGTCCTGTTCTTGCATTATTTAACAAGGAGTTTAATATTACCGGAACAGGAACACTTTTAAAACGTCCTATAAGTTCTGTTGAGGATGCTCTTAGGCAAGCCGGTGTGAAATCTGTTTCAAATAACGGGTATTTACCCTTACAAATTTCAGGAAAGCTAAAAGGCGGAAAAATTGAAATTGACGGTTCTTTAAGTTCTCAGGTTTTAACAGGTTTATTAATTGCATTACCAAACGCTGAGGAAGATTCAGAAATTACAGTTCACAAACTCAAAAGTAAACCGTATATTGATTTAACTCTTCAAATTATTAAAGATTTTCGTGTTAAAATTGAGAATTATAATTACACAAAGTTTATTATTAAAGGAAATCAAAAATATATAGCACAAGATTATACTGTTGAAGGCGATTGGAGCAGTTCAGCTTTCCTGTTGGTTGCAGGTTTAATTGCGGGAGAAGTTAAGGTTACAGGGCTTAACGCTGAATCAAAACAAGCAGATATTGAAATTTTAAAAGCAATTAGAAATGCAGGCGGAAATTTATCTGTTGAAAATGACTGCGTAATAACTAAAAAAACTAAACTTTCTGCTTTTGAATTTAATGCTGTTGATTGTCCTGATTTATTTCCTCCGCTTGTAACGATGGCGGTATATTGTAAAGGAGTTTCAAGAATAAAAGGCGTTTCAAGGCTGAAAAACAAAGAAAGCGACAGAGCAAATGTGCTAAAAAATGAATTTGCAAAAATAGGAGTAAGAATTGAAATAAATGAAGATGAAATGTATATTCACGGAGGCAAAGTTTCGGGCGGAACAATTGATTCCCACAACGACCACAGAATTGCAATGGCAGCAGGAATTGTCGCTCTCGGAGCAGAATCTGAAATTACAATTTTAAATGCAGACAGTATTAAAAAATCATATTCTCGTTTTTTTAGAGATATAATAAAAAAGTCCCGTTGA
- a CDS encoding chaperone NapD, with amino-acid sequence MALSSIIVQTKKEHIENVISSLKNSGLCEYHMNDEKGKIIITVEGKGVEEEISKLQKIQKIENVISAEMVYSYDEDELDKLRENIDDKIPEWMNSDIDAKNIIYQGDLKKKY; translated from the coding sequence ATGGCTTTATCAAGTATTATAGTTCAAACAAAAAAAGAGCATATAGAAAATGTGATTAGTTCTCTTAAAAACAGCGGATTATGTGAGTATCACATGAATGATGAAAAGGGTAAAATTATTATTACTGTTGAAGGCAAAGGAGTAGAAGAAGAAATTTCGAAATTGCAGAAAATTCAAAAAATCGAAAATGTTATTTCTGCCGAAATGGTTTATTCTTATGACGAAGACGAACTCGACAAGTTAAGAGAAAACATTGATGATAAAATTCCGGAATGGATGAACAGTGATATTGATGCAAAAAATATTATATATCAAGGTGATTTAAAAAAGAAATATTGA